A genomic region of Christiangramia sp. OXR-203 contains the following coding sequences:
- a CDS encoding 1,4-dihydroxy-2-naphthoyl-CoA synthase, with the protein MATINWKTVREYDDITYKKADGVARIAFNRPDVRNAFRPKTTSELLHAFQDAHEDTSIGVVLLSAEGPSTKDGKWAFCSGGDQKARGHQGYVGEDGYHRLNILEVQRLIRFMPKAVICVVPGWAVGGGHSLHVVCDLTLASKEHAIFKQTDADVTSFDAGYGSAYLAKMVGQKKAREIFFLGRNYSAQEAYEMGMVNAVIPHEELETTAFEWAQEILAKSPTSIKMLKFAMNLTDDGMVGQQVFAGEVTRLAYMTDEAKEGRDAFLEKRKPNFEKKWIP; encoded by the coding sequence ATGGCTACGATAAACTGGAAAACAGTACGTGAATATGATGATATAACTTACAAGAAGGCAGATGGGGTTGCAAGAATTGCATTCAACCGACCTGATGTTAGAAACGCTTTCAGACCAAAAACAACTTCAGAGCTTCTGCATGCTTTTCAGGATGCACATGAAGATACTTCTATTGGAGTGGTACTACTTTCCGCTGAAGGACCTTCTACAAAAGATGGAAAATGGGCATTTTGCAGTGGAGGAGACCAGAAAGCGAGAGGTCACCAGGGTTATGTTGGTGAGGATGGCTATCATAGACTGAATATTCTTGAAGTACAGCGCTTAATTAGATTTATGCCAAAAGCAGTGATCTGTGTGGTTCCCGGTTGGGCAGTAGGTGGAGGTCACAGTTTACATGTGGTCTGCGATCTTACGCTGGCTTCTAAGGAACATGCGATCTTTAAGCAGACAGATGCAGACGTCACCAGTTTTGACGCCGGATATGGCTCTGCATACCTTGCAAAGATGGTGGGACAGAAAAAGGCCAGAGAGATCTTCTTTTTAGGAAGAAACTATTCTGCTCAGGAAGCTTATGAAATGGGAATGGTGAATGCCGTGATCCCACATGAGGAGCTTGAAACTACCGCATTTGAATGGGCACAGGAAATTTTAGCAAAATCACCGACCTCTATCAAAATGCTGAAATTCGCCATGAATCTAACCGATGATGGGATGGTAGGGCAGCAGGTATTTGCCGGAGAAGTCACTAGACTGGCTTATATGACAGATGAAGCTAAGGAAGGTAGAGATGCATTCTTAGAGAAAAGAAAACCGAATTTCGAAAAGAAGTGGATTCCATAG
- a CDS encoding alpha/beta hydrolase, with protein sequence MGKEIEDVIKNHEREGKYFDINGINTFALDKGSGEVVLCVHGVPTSSFLYRKVIDSLVEKGRRGVSVDLPGLGLTDRPEDFNYEFNNFADFLTDCLKELNIEKFHLVVHDIGGPVGFALAAKNLEKVQSITILNTMINIQNFKKPLVMRPFEKKVLGEAELISITHATWPIMFSQMGVNDSSCSSSAEIKAYVDLLKREDDGKAFLKLMRNFNQTEEFQNLVQTALKNVDYPIQAVWGEDDPALTYEHFSKELKELTDTQETHLLSSRHFLQEEVHEEIAAKIDDLIKRTY encoded by the coding sequence ATGGGTAAGGAAATTGAAGACGTGATCAAAAATCACGAACGAGAAGGGAAATATTTTGACATTAACGGTATCAACACATTCGCTCTGGACAAAGGAAGTGGTGAAGTGGTTCTTTGCGTTCATGGGGTGCCTACTTCCTCCTTTCTATATAGAAAAGTTATAGATTCATTAGTTGAGAAAGGTCGTCGTGGTGTATCTGTGGATCTTCCCGGACTTGGTCTTACCGACAGGCCGGAAGATTTTAATTATGAATTCAATAATTTCGCCGACTTCCTTACAGACTGTCTAAAAGAATTAAACATTGAAAAGTTTCATTTAGTTGTTCATGACATTGGTGGTCCTGTTGGGTTTGCGCTAGCTGCCAAGAATCTTGAAAAGGTACAATCGATTACTATACTGAATACCATGATAAATATTCAGAATTTCAAGAAGCCACTGGTGATGCGACCATTCGAGAAAAAAGTTTTAGGTGAAGCCGAATTAATTTCGATCACTCACGCTACCTGGCCAATTATGTTTTCTCAAATGGGCGTCAATGATTCTTCCTGCTCTTCTTCTGCGGAAATAAAAGCATATGTTGATCTTCTGAAAAGAGAAGATGATGGAAAAGCTTTTCTGAAACTTATGAGAAATTTCAACCAAACTGAAGAATTTCAGAATTTAGTACAGACTGCTTTGAAAAATGTAGACTATCCAATTCAGGCAGTATGGGGTGAGGATGATCCGGCTCTAACCTACGAACATTTCAGCAAAGAACTGAAGGAATTAACCGATACTCAGGAAACTCATTTGCTTTCATCAAGACATTTTCTGCAGGAGGAGGTTCATGAGGAAATTGCAGCAAAAATTGATGACTTAATTAAAAGAACGTATTAA
- a CDS encoding alpha-ketoacid dehydrogenase subunit alpha/beta: protein MQSETQTENSISFDEFKSQVLEDYKIAVTSRECSLLGRREVLTGKAKFGIFGDGKEVPQLAMAKAFKNGDFRSGYYRDQTFMMAIGALTPEQLFAGLYADTNLENEPMSAGRQMGGHFMTHSLDKNGEWKNLMEQKNSSSDISPTAGQMPRLLGLAQASKIYRNVDGISAEKFTDNGNEVAWGTIGNASTSEGHFWETINAAGVLQVPMVMSVWDDEYGISVHARHQTTKENISEILKGFQRDEEHDGYEIIVVEGWNYPALVDAYEKASSIARAEHCPVLIHVQQLTQPQGHSTSGSHERYKSEDRLNWEKEHDCNVKFREWIIENNFSNAEDLEVMEKEIKKQVRTAKSNAWNNYLKPTLARKKQVVELLSKVAGNSSNGNFINSLKENIANDREPLKKDLISAARQTLRYTIGESSAEKDELLNWLSEFGEENKGEYSSHLYIEENTSTEVLPEYDEEADEVDARIILRDNFDQIFENHANALIFGEDAGEIGDVNQGLEGLQNKYGKFRVSDAGIREATILGQGIGMAMRGLRPIAEIQYLDYVMYCLQGMSDDLATLHYRTKGMQKAPLIVRTRGHRLEGIWHSGSQMAGILNLVRGMYVLVPRNMTKAAGFYNHLLELDTPSLVIECLNGYRLKEKLPTNLKDIKTPIGVTETLKEGTDITLVSYGSTLRIVEEVAKELAQVDIDAEVIDVQSLLPFDINHDIVKSVQKTNRLLVIDEDVPGGASAYILQKVLDEQNAYRYLDSKPQTLSAKEHRPAYGTDGDYFSKPSAEDIFEKVYAIMHETNPNKYPKLR, encoded by the coding sequence ATGCAAAGCGAAACACAAACTGAAAATTCTATTTCATTTGATGAATTCAAGTCTCAGGTACTTGAAGATTACAAAATTGCTGTCACCAGCAGAGAATGTAGTCTTTTAGGTAGACGGGAAGTACTTACCGGGAAGGCGAAGTTCGGAATATTTGGTGATGGAAAGGAAGTACCACAACTGGCGATGGCCAAAGCTTTCAAGAATGGTGATTTTAGATCGGGTTATTATCGTGATCAAACTTTTATGATGGCTATAGGCGCTCTTACTCCGGAGCAGTTGTTTGCTGGTTTATATGCAGATACAAATCTGGAAAATGAACCAATGTCTGCCGGTAGACAGATGGGAGGTCATTTTATGACACATAGCCTCGATAAGAATGGAGAATGGAAAAACTTGATGGAACAAAAGAATTCCAGTTCAGATATTTCTCCTACTGCCGGGCAAATGCCTAGACTACTTGGTCTTGCTCAGGCCTCCAAGATCTATAGAAATGTTGATGGAATTTCTGCCGAGAAATTTACAGATAATGGAAACGAAGTAGCATGGGGAACCATTGGGAACGCCAGTACAAGTGAAGGTCATTTCTGGGAAACCATTAATGCTGCCGGTGTTTTGCAGGTACCAATGGTGATGAGTGTCTGGGATGACGAGTATGGTATTTCTGTACACGCCAGGCATCAAACTACAAAAGAAAATATATCTGAAATCCTTAAAGGCTTTCAGCGTGATGAGGAACATGATGGATATGAGATCATAGTAGTAGAAGGCTGGAATTATCCAGCTTTGGTAGATGCCTATGAAAAAGCATCGTCTATTGCACGTGCAGAGCATTGCCCGGTTTTAATTCATGTACAGCAATTAACACAGCCGCAAGGTCACTCAACTTCAGGATCTCACGAGAGATATAAATCTGAAGACAGATTAAACTGGGAGAAAGAACATGATTGTAATGTGAAGTTCCGCGAGTGGATCATCGAAAATAATTTCTCCAATGCTGAAGATCTTGAAGTGATGGAGAAAGAGATCAAAAAACAGGTAAGAACCGCTAAAAGCAACGCCTGGAACAATTATCTAAAGCCAACTTTAGCTAGAAAGAAGCAAGTAGTAGAACTTCTCAGTAAAGTAGCTGGTAATAGTTCTAACGGGAACTTTATCAATTCTCTTAAGGAGAATATTGCGAATGACAGAGAACCTTTAAAGAAAGATCTTATTTCTGCTGCAAGACAAACCTTGAGATATACAATAGGTGAATCTTCTGCTGAAAAAGATGAATTGCTAAATTGGTTAAGTGAATTTGGGGAAGAGAATAAAGGTGAATACAGTTCACATCTTTATATCGAAGAAAACACATCAACAGAAGTACTGCCTGAATATGATGAGGAAGCAGATGAAGTTGATGCTCGAATTATATTAAGAGACAACTTCGATCAGATCTTTGAAAATCATGCAAATGCTTTGATCTTCGGTGAAGATGCAGGTGAAATTGGTGATGTAAACCAGGGGCTTGAAGGACTTCAGAATAAATACGGGAAATTCAGAGTTTCTGATGCCGGAATTAGAGAAGCAACTATACTTGGACAGGGAATTGGAATGGCAATGAGAGGATTACGTCCAATTGCAGAGATCCAGTATCTTGACTATGTAATGTACTGTCTTCAAGGAATGAGTGATGATCTTGCAACCCTTCACTACAGAACTAAAGGAATGCAGAAGGCACCACTAATCGTTAGAACCAGAGGGCATCGCCTGGAAGGTATTTGGCATAGTGGTTCACAAATGGCCGGTATTCTTAATCTTGTAAGAGGAATGTATGTTCTTGTTCCTAGAAACATGACGAAAGCTGCTGGTTTCTACAATCATCTTCTTGAATTAGATACTCCTTCATTAGTGATTGAGTGCCTAAACGGATATAGACTTAAAGAAAAGCTACCTACGAACCTAAAAGATATCAAGACACCTATTGGAGTTACTGAAACTTTAAAAGAAGGTACAGATATCACTCTTGTTTCCTACGGTTCTACCTTGCGAATCGTTGAAGAAGTAGCGAAGGAACTGGCTCAGGTTGATATTGACGCCGAGGTGATCGATGTTCAGTCTTTATTACCTTTTGATATTAACCATGACATCGTAAAAAGTGTTCAGAAAACAAACCGACTACTGGTAATCGATGAAGATGTTCCTGGAGGAGCTTCAGCCTATATCTTGCAGAAAGTTCTTGATGAACAGAATGCATATAGATACCTGGACAGTAAACCGCAAACGTTAAGCGCCAAAGAACATAGGCCAGCTTACGGTACAGACGGTGATTATTTCTCCAAACCATCTGCGGAAGATATTTTCGAAAAAGTGTATGCGATCATGCACGAAACGAATCCGAATAAATATCCGAAACTACGATAG
- a CDS encoding metalloprotease: protein MKYLQCFFLVLLFPFWLSAQNAMKVNARLVDSLHTIEIDQQITFVNTEERELVSIYLNDWNNAFSSKTSPLAKRFAEDFARRFHFARQEERGHTTIESINSAEGSSLEWDRPGNIEDLVRVFLPEPLASGDSITLNLQYNLKIPDDKFTRFGRDGEGNYKLRYWYMTPAPLDNGWKLYSHKDLGTQYVSPYSIEIDIDIPTEYYAASALDLTRTQTRKGFKTIHFSGDQRVDSKMYLTNTYIFESLPANSNKVITNIRDEDIELENKTKLLSRTFSFLEDRLGSYPNKNIFITQEDYQNSPIYGLNQLPGFIRPFPDGFQYDLKLFKTVTNYYLQNSVFINPRTEKWVTDAILVSLMIDYVDTYYPKMKLIGNLSDIIGIRWFHAADLEFNDQYQFLYMNVARMNIDQPLNTSQDSLVKFNKNIANAYKAGVGIKYLEEFLGDSTVSKSIGEFYKNHKLKPTSDDQFAEILQKNAGKDISWFFEDYVGSNTKIDFKIQKVTKREDDSLDVRIQNLRQNEMPISLYGLKDGKSIYKTWVEKVRDTKTVTIPRMDIERLALNYEAEIPEFNQRNNYKRVTTLLNKPIQFRLLQDIEDPRYNQIFFMPEFDFNLYDGISIGPKLYNKTVLSKTFNFSLSPKYGFGSETVVGSASFYNAHQFENNDLYLIYYGIGGSRYSYGYNLFYQKYSPFLVFAFRNSYLRSNESQRLLIRNINVHRDQNPEDPLLQPDYNVLNVKYSYSNPNFLKHLTASFDYQLSDKFSKIAVTAEYRKLFTNNRQINLRFFGGTFLYNDARNNDYFSFALDRPTDYLFDYNYYGRSQGSGLFSQQIIVAEGGFKSQLQPEYANEWITTMNASTNIWKWIYAYGDVGIVKNRHENGKLLYDSGIRMSLVQDYFELFLPVYSNLGWEVAQENYDEKIRFIVSLDIGTIIKLFTRRWY from the coding sequence TTGAAATACCTTCAGTGTTTCTTTCTTGTTTTACTATTCCCGTTCTGGCTTTCTGCACAAAATGCCATGAAGGTGAACGCCCGGCTGGTTGACAGTCTTCATACTATTGAAATCGACCAGCAAATTACGTTTGTTAACACTGAAGAAAGGGAACTGGTAAGTATCTACCTGAATGACTGGAATAATGCATTTAGTTCCAAGACTTCTCCTCTGGCGAAAAGGTTTGCCGAAGATTTTGCCCGCCGCTTTCATTTTGCCAGGCAGGAAGAACGTGGTCATACTACTATTGAGTCTATTAATTCTGCTGAAGGATCCTCTCTGGAATGGGATCGTCCCGGCAATATTGAAGATCTAGTTCGAGTATTTCTCCCCGAACCACTGGCCTCCGGAGATTCTATTACCTTAAATCTTCAATACAACTTAAAAATTCCTGATGATAAATTCACCCGATTTGGTCGGGACGGCGAAGGGAATTACAAATTGCGTTACTGGTACATGACTCCTGCCCCACTGGATAACGGTTGGAAACTTTACAGTCACAAAGATCTCGGCACCCAATATGTAAGCCCATATAGCATTGAGATCGATATCGATATTCCTACCGAATATTATGCAGCTTCAGCATTAGACCTTACCCGCACCCAAACCAGAAAAGGTTTTAAGACCATTCATTTTAGCGGAGACCAACGCGTGGACAGCAAAATGTACTTAACCAACACTTACATTTTTGAATCTCTACCTGCAAACTCGAATAAGGTCATAACCAATATTCGTGATGAAGATATTGAGCTGGAAAACAAAACAAAGCTGCTCTCCCGAACTTTCAGTTTTCTTGAAGATCGGCTGGGAAGCTATCCTAATAAAAATATCTTTATTACCCAGGAAGATTATCAGAATAGTCCAATTTACGGACTAAATCAATTACCAGGTTTTATACGTCCTTTTCCCGACGGATTTCAATATGATCTAAAACTATTCAAAACTGTAACTAATTACTATCTCCAGAATTCGGTTTTTATCAATCCCAGAACCGAGAAATGGGTGACCGATGCTATTCTGGTTTCATTAATGATCGATTACGTGGATACTTATTATCCAAAAATGAAACTTATTGGGAACTTAAGTGACATTATTGGAATTCGCTGGTTTCATGCTGCAGATCTTGAATTTAACGATCAATACCAGTTCCTGTACATGAACGTAGCCAGGATGAATATTGATCAGCCACTAAATACCAGCCAGGATTCTTTGGTCAAATTCAATAAGAATATCGCAAACGCCTATAAAGCTGGTGTGGGGATCAAATACCTCGAAGAGTTTCTTGGAGACTCGACCGTATCGAAATCGATTGGTGAATTTTATAAGAATCATAAACTGAAACCTACTAGCGATGATCAGTTTGCAGAGATCCTTCAGAAGAATGCTGGGAAAGATATTTCATGGTTTTTTGAAGATTACGTAGGAAGCAACACTAAAATTGATTTCAAGATTCAGAAGGTAACAAAAAGAGAGGACGATTCTCTGGATGTTCGAATTCAAAATTTAAGGCAGAACGAAATGCCTATTAGTCTCTACGGACTTAAGGACGGAAAATCGATCTATAAGACCTGGGTCGAAAAGGTTCGGGATACCAAAACCGTTACTATACCCCGAATGGATATCGAAAGACTTGCTTTAAATTATGAAGCAGAGATCCCGGAGTTTAATCAAAGAAACAATTACAAGAGAGTAACCACGCTCCTCAATAAGCCTATACAATTCAGATTACTTCAGGATATTGAAGATCCAAGGTACAACCAGATCTTTTTTATGCCAGAATTTGATTTTAACCTGTATGATGGTATTTCCATTGGACCCAAACTTTATAACAAAACAGTCCTGAGCAAAACTTTCAACTTTTCCCTTTCTCCAAAATATGGTTTTGGCAGTGAAACTGTTGTTGGGTCGGCATCATTTTATAACGCCCATCAGTTCGAGAATAATGACCTGTACCTTATCTATTATGGTATTGGCGGTTCACGGTATTCGTATGGATATAATCTATTCTACCAGAAGTACAGTCCGTTTCTTGTCTTCGCTTTCAGAAACTCATATTTAAGGAGTAATGAAAGTCAGCGTTTATTGATTAGAAATATTAATGTTCATCGGGATCAAAATCCTGAGGATCCCCTCCTTCAGCCAGACTATAATGTTCTGAATGTAAAATACAGCTATAGCAATCCTAACTTTCTAAAGCATCTAACTGCATCTTTCGATTACCAGCTATCAGATAAGTTCAGTAAAATAGCAGTCACGGCAGAGTACAGAAAATTGTTTACCAATAACAGGCAAATCAATTTAAGGTTCTTTGGAGGAACATTTTTATACAATGATGCCCGTAATAATGATTACTTCAGTTTTGCGCTGGATCGTCCTACAGATTATCTTTTTGACTATAATTACTACGGAAGAAGTCAGGGAAGCGGATTATTCAGCCAACAGATCATTGTTGCTGAAGGAGGCTTTAAATCTCAACTGCAACCGGAATATGCCAATGAATGGATCACCACTATGAACGCAAGTACCAATATCTGGAAATGGATTTACGCTTATGGTGATGTGGGTATTGTAAAGAATCGGCATGAAAATGGGAAATTACTTTACGATTCCGGTATACGTATGAGTCTGGTTCAGGATTATTTTGAACTGTTTCTTCCCGTTTACTCGAATCTTGGCTGGGAAGTGGCTCAGGAAAATTACGATGAAAAGATCAGGTTCATCGTTTCCCTAGATATTGGCACCATTATCAAACTTTTTACAAGACGTTGGTATTAA
- a CDS encoding TIGR00730 family Rossman fold protein produces the protein MKAANSNKAWNEIRTNDSWAIFKIMGEFVNGYEKLSQIGPCVSIFGSARTKPDMKYYGLAEKVAKKIVDHGYGVITGGGPGIMEAGNKGAHLAGGTSVGLNIDLPFEQHDNPYIDNDKSLDFDYFFVRKVMFVKYSQGFVVMPGGFGTLDELFEAITLIQTHKIDKFPIILVGTEFWGGLVEWIKTTLLDSFQNISPADIDLVQVVDTEDEVIDILDKFYDEYNLSPNF, from the coding sequence ATGAAAGCAGCAAATAGCAATAAAGCCTGGAACGAGATAAGAACGAATGATTCCTGGGCGATTTTTAAGATAATGGGTGAATTCGTGAATGGATACGAGAAGCTAAGTCAGATTGGACCTTGCGTTTCTATTTTTGGATCTGCACGAACTAAACCAGATATGAAATATTACGGGCTGGCCGAAAAAGTGGCGAAAAAGATCGTTGATCATGGCTATGGCGTGATCACTGGTGGTGGTCCCGGGATCATGGAGGCGGGTAACAAAGGTGCTCATCTTGCCGGCGGTACATCTGTTGGACTTAATATTGATCTTCCTTTTGAGCAACACGACAATCCATATATAGACAACGATAAAAGTCTTGATTTTGATTATTTCTTCGTTAGAAAGGTAATGTTCGTAAAGTATTCCCAGGGGTTTGTAGTAATGCCTGGTGGCTTCGGAACGCTCGACGAATTGTTCGAAGCGATCACTCTTATTCAAACACATAAGATCGATAAGTTTCCAATCATTCTTGTAGGAACAGAATTCTGGGGTGGTCTTGTTGAATGGATCAAAACTACCCTTCTTGATAGTTTTCAAAATATTAGTCCTGCAGATATTGATCTGGTGCAGGTCGTAGATACTGAAGACGAAGTAATAGACATCCTGGATAAATTCTACGATGAATATAACTTAAGCCCGAATTTCTAA
- the uvrA gene encoding excinuclease ABC subunit UvrA, which yields MAKFEDSIEVLGARVHNLKNIDVSIPREQLVVITGLSGSGKSSLAFDTIYAEGQRRYIETFSAYARQFLGSLERPDVDKIEGLSPVIAIEQKTTSKNPRSTVGTITEIYDFLRLLFARAGEAYSYKTGEKMVSYTDSQIKELILQDFKGKKVNILAPIIRSRKGHYRELFESIAKQGFIKVRADEKVVDIEKGMKLDRYKTHDIEIVVDRLKIEEKPEADKRLDESIKTAMYHGEDTLMILDQDSGEVRYFSRNLMCPTTGISYPNPEPNSFSFNSPKGACPNCNGIGTLYQVNIDKIIPEPKKSIKNGGLEPHGPQKKNWVFSQLELIAERFNFSLNDPINKIPKAALEMILYGGKEKFSKESKALGITRDFKIDFEGVASFIETTFKNNDSTSLRRWAKEYMDKVDCPECEGSRLKKEALYFRINDKNIAELANLDISDLADWFENIEAKLSAKQLQIGEEVVKEIRARIAFLVDVGLTYLNLNRGSKSLSGGEAQRIRLATQIGSQLVGVLYILDEPSIGLHQRDNEKLINSLESLRDIGNTVIVVEHDKDMIERADHVIDIGPRAGKYGGEIISEGPPSELLNHSTLTADYLSGKKAIAIPQKRRKGNGKSIELKGATGNNLKNVSIKIPLGKMIAVTGVSGSGKSTLINETLYPIMNAHYFNGVKVPKPYKTIKGLDHIDKVIDINQSPIGRTPRSNPATYTGVFSEVRNLFAKTPESLIRGYKPGRFSFNVKGGRCETCKGGGLRVIEMNFLPDVYVECETCQGKRFNRETLEIRYKGKSIADVLEMTINEATPFFENIPKIFRKLKTIQDVGLGYISLGQQSTTLSGGEAQRIKLATELSKRDTGNTFYILDEPTTGLHFEDIRVLMDVLNSLTDKGNTVLIIEHNMDVIKMADHIIDIGYEGGKGGGEVVATGTPEQLIKNTKSYTARFLKKEMS from the coding sequence ATGGCGAAATTTGAAGACAGTATCGAAGTATTAGGAGCTAGAGTTCACAATCTTAAGAATATAGATGTTTCCATACCCAGGGAACAGCTAGTTGTGATTACAGGTCTCTCGGGATCTGGTAAATCTTCACTCGCATTCGATACGATCTATGCTGAAGGACAGCGTAGATACATTGAAACTTTTTCCGCATATGCCCGCCAGTTCTTAGGGAGCCTGGAACGCCCGGATGTGGACAAAATTGAAGGTCTCTCCCCAGTGATCGCCATAGAACAGAAAACAACCAGTAAAAATCCAAGGAGTACTGTAGGAACGATCACAGAGATCTATGATTTTCTAAGATTATTGTTTGCCAGAGCTGGAGAAGCTTACAGTTATAAGACCGGTGAGAAAATGGTAAGCTATACAGACTCCCAGATCAAAGAACTGATATTACAGGATTTTAAGGGCAAAAAGGTAAATATTCTTGCACCAATTATAAGAAGCAGGAAAGGTCACTATCGCGAATTGTTCGAGTCTATTGCCAAGCAGGGGTTTATCAAAGTTCGGGCAGATGAAAAAGTGGTAGATATTGAAAAAGGCATGAAGCTGGATCGATACAAGACTCATGATATTGAGATTGTTGTAGACCGCTTGAAAATTGAAGAAAAGCCCGAAGCAGATAAAAGACTTGATGAAAGCATCAAAACTGCCATGTATCATGGGGAGGATACTCTTATGATCCTCGATCAGGATAGTGGTGAGGTTCGATATTTTAGCAGGAATCTTATGTGTCCTACTACTGGAATAAGTTACCCTAATCCAGAACCAAACAGCTTTTCCTTCAATTCGCCTAAGGGAGCCTGCCCTAATTGTAATGGGATAGGTACTTTATACCAGGTAAATATTGACAAGATTATTCCGGAGCCTAAGAAATCCATTAAAAACGGAGGTCTGGAACCTCATGGGCCTCAAAAAAAGAACTGGGTATTTTCTCAACTTGAACTTATAGCTGAACGCTTTAATTTCAGTCTTAATGATCCTATCAATAAGATTCCGAAGGCAGCATTAGAGATGATCCTATATGGAGGAAAGGAAAAATTCTCCAAGGAATCCAAGGCTTTAGGAATCACCCGCGATTTCAAGATCGATTTTGAAGGTGTAGCAAGCTTTATTGAAACAACCTTTAAAAACAACGATTCCACTTCTTTACGCAGATGGGCTAAGGAATACATGGACAAGGTAGATTGCCCGGAATGTGAAGGTTCACGATTAAAAAAGGAAGCTTTATACTTTAGAATAAATGATAAAAATATTGCCGAACTTGCTAATCTTGATATTTCAGATCTTGCCGATTGGTTCGAAAACATCGAAGCAAAGCTTTCAGCTAAACAATTACAGATAGGTGAAGAGGTCGTAAAAGAAATTCGCGCCCGAATCGCCTTTCTGGTAGATGTAGGTCTTACCTACCTTAATTTAAATCGTGGTTCCAAATCACTTTCCGGAGGAGAAGCACAACGTATAAGACTTGCTACACAGATTGGATCCCAACTCGTAGGTGTTCTGTACATTCTTGATGAACCAAGTATTGGACTGCATCAAAGGGATAACGAAAAACTGATCAATTCTCTTGAATCATTGAGAGACATCGGGAATACTGTAATCGTTGTGGAGCATGACAAGGATATGATAGAAAGGGCAGATCACGTGATCGATATTGGACCACGTGCCGGGAAATATGGTGGTGAGATCATTAGCGAAGGGCCTCCTTCAGAACTGCTGAATCATTCTACGCTAACGGCAGATTATTTGAGTGGTAAAAAAGCCATCGCTATTCCGCAGAAAAGACGAAAAGGTAATGGGAAGTCGATCGAATTGAAAGGTGCGACAGGAAATAATCTGAAGAATGTGAGCATTAAAATTCCGTTAGGAAAAATGATTGCGGTAACCGGTGTTTCAGGAAGTGGGAAATCCACTTTGATCAATGAGACCCTCTACCCTATTATGAATGCTCATTATTTTAATGGAGTTAAGGTTCCTAAACCTTATAAAACTATAAAGGGTCTGGACCATATAGACAAGGTGATCGATATTAACCAAAGTCCTATTGGGCGAACCCCGCGTTCTAATCCAGCTACTTATACCGGCGTATTTTCTGAAGTGCGAAATCTTTTTGCCAAAACACCTGAATCGCTAATTCGTGGTTATAAACCGGGAAGATTCAGCTTTAACGTAAAAGGCGGGAGATGTGAAACCTGTAAAGGTGGCGGACTTCGTGTGATCGAAATGAATTTCCTGCCAGATGTTTACGTAGAATGTGAAACCTGCCAGGGGAAACGCTTTAATCGTGAGACTCTGGAGATTCGATATAAAGGAAAATCTATCGCAGATGTGCTGGAAATGACCATCAATGAGGCTACTCCTTTCTTTGAGAACATTCCGAAGATATTTAGAAAATTGAAGACAATTCAGGATGTTGGACTGGGATATATTAGTTTAGGACAACAATCCACAACACTTTCTGGTGGAGAAGCTCAAAGGATAAAACTGGCGACCGAACTTTCTAAAAGGGATACAGGAAATACTTTTTATATCCTGGACGAGCCAACGACCGGTCTGCATTTTGAAGATATTAGGGTTTTGATGGATGTCCTAAATTCGCTTACAGATAAAGGAAATACTGTCCTTATAATAGAACATAATATGGATGTGATCAAAATGGCAGATCATATCATAGATATAGGATATGAAGGTGGTAAAGGTGGCGGTGAAGTTGTCGCAACCGGCACTCCTGAACAATTAATTAAAAATACTAAAAGTTACACTGCTCGCTTCCTGAAAAAGGAAATGAGTTAA